One window of bacterium genomic DNA carries:
- a CDS encoding polyribonucleotide nucleotidyltransferase has translation MAEAKSNEFKKTIGGEEFVLTIGELAPQADASVTCQIGGTFVLATVVMSGECRPGVDYMPLLVEYEEKYYAAGKIKGSRFVKREGRPTDTAVTTSRMIDRALRPLFPDNMLNDVQVVTTVLSYDGEHQPDVPAMIAASTALTISRTPWAGPLAMVRVGKIDGQFVINPKVADIVKSELDLIVSGNKDEVVMIEAEGKEVAEDTLFEAIKVGQKEVSAIAELILDIQKQFGVQKSDYIKSDVPAELVARIKEVAQKSAEEIFEKGGRKLDIEKGYSELTAKVVAELGLKDKDVSFAKKAIREIYRDITREKILNEGKRMNSRGLDEVRKITARLGIVPRTHGSALFERGETQVLTTITLGSPGDAMLLDTMTDNDFEKRYMHFYNFPGFSVHEVRPNRGPGRRDIGHGALAEKAVSGLIPDKEKFGYSIMAVSEVLSSNGSSSMGSTCGSSLALMDAGVPIPSTIAGIAMGLVTDEKSQGRKSVVLTDIAGMEDEGCDMDFKVAGTKKGVTAVQVDIKTHGISMDVIEQAIKGAKTARLSIMETMEAVIKEARKEMSPFAPRLITIRINPEKIGDLIGPKGKNINKIIEETGVQIDVEDDGLVTITAKDPVGMEKAKVWVENLTHEVKAGERFDGRVTRLMNFGAFVEVLPGIEGMVHISELADQRVNRVEDVVKVGDRIAVVVIEIDDKGRINLSHKRAKKVE, from the coding sequence ATGGCGGAAGCCAAATCAAACGAGTTTAAAAAAACCATCGGTGGTGAAGAGTTTGTATTAACAATCGGCGAATTAGCGCCACAAGCCGACGCATCGGTGACCTGTCAAATTGGCGGGACTTTTGTGTTGGCAACAGTGGTAATGTCGGGCGAATGTCGTCCGGGGGTGGATTATATGCCACTTTTGGTGGAATACGAAGAAAAATATTATGCCGCCGGTAAAATAAAGGGCAGTCGTTTTGTAAAACGTGAAGGGCGTCCAACAGATACGGCAGTAACAACCAGTCGGATGATTGATCGCGCTTTGCGTCCACTGTTTCCCGATAATATGTTAAACGACGTGCAAGTGGTCACGACTGTCTTGTCTTATGATGGGGAACACCAACCGGACGTTCCGGCGATGATTGCCGCCAGTACCGCGTTGACTATTTCTCGTACACCGTGGGCCGGTCCACTCGCGATGGTGCGCGTTGGTAAAATCGACGGTCAATTTGTGATCAACCCAAAAGTCGCTGATATCGTAAAGAGTGAATTGGATTTGATTGTTTCGGGCAATAAGGATGAGGTAGTGATGATTGAAGCCGAAGGCAAGGAAGTGGCCGAGGATACTTTATTTGAGGCAATCAAAGTGGGGCAGAAAGAAGTTTCCGCAATTGCCGAATTGATTTTGGACATTCAAAAACAATTTGGCGTCCAGAAGAGTGACTATATTAAATCGGATGTTCCGGCGGAATTAGTGGCGCGTATTAAGGAAGTCGCCCAAAAATCAGCCGAAGAGATTTTTGAAAAAGGCGGTCGAAAGTTGGACATCGAAAAAGGATATTCGGAACTAACGGCGAAAGTTGTCGCTGAATTGGGTCTTAAAGACAAAGATGTTTCTTTTGCCAAAAAAGCGATTCGAGAAATTTATCGCGATATCACGCGTGAGAAAATTTTGAACGAAGGGAAGCGGATGAACAGTCGTGGTTTGGATGAAGTGCGTAAAATTACAGCACGTCTTGGTATCGTCCCGCGAACCCACGGCTCGGCTTTGTTTGAACGTGGTGAAACACAAGTATTGACCACAATCACGCTTGGTTCTCCCGGCGACGCGATGTTGCTCGACACAATGACGGACAATGATTTTGAGAAACGCTATATGCATTTCTACAATTTTCCGGGCTTTTCCGTGCATGAAGTGCGTCCAAATCGTGGTCCCGGTCGTCGTGATATCGGTCACGGTGCTTTGGCAGAAAAGGCTGTTTCGGGGCTCATTCCTGACAAGGAAAAATTTGGTTACTCAATTATGGCCGTTTCTGAAGTGCTTTCATCGAACGGTTCTAGCTCGATGGGTTCTACTTGTGGTAGCTCGCTGGCCTTGATGGACGCGGGTGTACCGATTCCTTCCACGATTGCCGGAATTGCAATGGGTTTGGTTACTGATGAGAAATCTCAAGGTCGCAAGTCTGTTGTGCTAACCGATATTGCCGGAATGGAAGACGAAGGTTGTGATATGGACTTCAAAGTGGCCGGCACGAAAAAGGGTGTCACGGCGGTGCAGGTGGATATCAAAACCCACGGAATTTCGATGGATGTGATTGAACAGGCGATCAAGGGTGCTAAAACGGCGCGCTTGAGCATTATGGAAACGATGGAGGCAGTGATTAAAGAAGCGCGTAAAGAAATGTCGCCATTTGCACCACGTTTAATTACGATTCGCATCAACCCGGAAAAGATTGGTGATTTAATTGGTCCAAAAGGCAAGAATATCAATAAGATTATTGAAGAAACCGGTGTCCAAATCGATGTTGAAGATGACGGTTTGGTGACCATTACCGCCAAAGATCCGGTCGGTATGGAAAAAGCCAAAGTATGGGTGGAAAACCTGACGCACGAAGTAAAAGCCGGCGAACGTTTCGATGGTCGCGTCACTCGTTTGATGAATTTTGGCGCTTTTGTGGAAGTTTTGCCGGGCATTGAAGGGATGGTGCACATTTCCGAATTGGCGGATCAACGCGTGAACCGTGTGGAAGATGTCGTGAAGGTTGGCGATAGAATTGCAGTCGTTGTAATCGAGATTGATGATAAGGGCCGGATTAACCTTTCGCATAAACGCGCAAAAAAGGTAGAATAA
- the rpsO gene encoding 30S ribosomal protein S15, with amino-acid sequence MSKVDSEKPKIIQKFRIHETDTGSPEVQIAIFTEKIVELTEHLKTHKKDQHSRRGLLGMVSKRKRLLTYLQREDLPRYTQIVKKLKLKG; translated from the coding sequence ATGAGCAAAGTCGATTCTGAAAAACCGAAGATTATTCAAAAGTTTCGTATTCATGAGACGGACACCGGTTCACCGGAGGTTCAAATTGCCATTTTCACGGAAAAAATCGTGGAATTGACCGAACATTTGAAGACGCACAAGAAAGATCAACACTCTCGTCGTGGTCTTTTGGGAATGGTAAGCAAGCGCAAGCGTTTGTTAACCTATTTACAGCGTGAAGATTTGCCGCGCTATACGCAAATCGTCAAAAAACTCAAGCTTAAAGGATAA